From a single Larimichthys crocea isolate SSNF chromosome XIII, L_crocea_2.0, whole genome shotgun sequence genomic region:
- the nhsl3 gene encoding NHS-like protein 3 isoform X2, whose product MGNSIQKKKKVQTEKNFSAHSSPSPNRGKPKGSGLFGRQDKVKTAGPKGNEDQKRLAVHYTTSQHYQENVFIEGSRPQYLEDLHTEAQEGLKILQQEEHKNGVNFPDDESIASTDTLRPEQDISSKDGGGSPGSRSTTGSTDTTVTSAVSTRPVLTRQGSTFKPLNPVKRLDKSRKRNRRTTIMGIPNQVQKELALNRSSTFQQLSTQPPNHDGQLKNSQSGVVIIPTVDGGTPVANKEGARVHLSELEASRDEQLLRKHLQAMYQDEQPFTQQGFGSHLCPSNLRPKSLAVPSMMTSSFSPSTLFSFLQEPQGPVMSISPQATYLSTIIPNAVLPASVEVIEIDRGSSRARGGSVNHGGSVRTISKNSLASRDSSVSPLLSRRSDGDGSQTDNSHDSTLMPTSVSESNWSESSKTIISNSSPVSSKGSTRSRNSQRVRLNGQENQTQRSNGDQDHVSLRISVSMVSSPSCKSESVVSGQGSESGVAASVAAGEDAKTKQNFTRNLSVMKTKQPPAPPRRTNSLHSNKIMSITRDLVESKDLNDSVTVANAAENIVAKDEINSVTADTSKISTAVPNSTGSSSLEASSSLLSPTQASPTEAGGATESSISSPQKTPSEGGKFERTMSPSSGYSSQSGTPTLSPKGISPTSPDKHKKKPVKPERSVSRASSSAASPSSSLTSLSSGTSEPVNPDVSTCNPSVPPQGYPLIVAEKELTPNNNSSTLSVEIRELLNIPPPPKVKAPCPPPPETWVHSRHSFELLCGPCSNVSKVSQKPAQMQESTVKQAGNQTEASKEMQVLDETQSAVDKSVLELSESKAKPETLLATGPEVNRKELENGEFPGTKHERTETRADIQEQEQRSSTVVKAAKSQETTPKKDPPPVMKKPMSILLHREELVSTESSMDRQEKKMNSSDTTNVNLPVENHTVSPQHDVIVLVDKSETEMDKGEVTSMQMLSAEVPKIGKTSPPPTPPPAYHPTPPLSRKTPPSSVSTHPDELQRVQEEIQVAEACWPPPPPPLEGDSVFEGGDEVDFPPPPPPFVTESVPNDMDSYVTELDLTKTPTEEVRETVKDVSEAGTSVHEQIPDLLSALKQTVPESKPEVVVQVSKVNNDDDSSCRPVQRFVSVSEPSPPVEAPPLTPVTRAENPVSVSALVPSSSFLKRDSMKIEDQPPVESLVSVQPPVTVPVAPPLPAENLTHGVNFRRQPSGANRDAKSKELLSRHKSAPIPKEDANIPLVTPSLLQMVRLRSVNMTEDELKAPPEDNSTNQGASIQENCPVSIPGSQNTPQKPIRKSLSLKSPPQTVKTSSVTLNTPSMRLQEAIRMKTAAMSSRDGLPSRLGVRSSAYSGVGEQGPLSLKSPEGWDMHKSPASTASFIFSRSTKKVVIETTAASSPEAQANLKQSLTAELMQVSDQSKTAAFSNGGLKFDKVPPPVAKKPAHGSISPSQNRPACPAKMDFSVDGNGVQHMSGITPPETTTTRVTADTIETLF is encoded by the exons CTGGCCCAAAGGGGAATGAAGACCAGAAGAGGTTGGCTGTCCATTACACGACCTCTCAACACTACCAGGAGAATGTTTTCATTGAGGGCAGCAGGCCACAGTACCTGGAAGACCTCCACACTGAGGCCCAGGAAGGGCTCAAGATACTGCAGCAGGAAG AACACAAGAATGGAGTGAACTTTCCTGACGATGAGAGCATTGCT TCCACGGACACTCTGCGTCCGGAGCAGGATATCAGCTCCAAGGACGGAGGTGGCTCTCCGGGGTCGAGATCCACCACCGGCAGTACTGATACCACAGTGACCTCTGCAGTGTCAACTAGGCCTGTGCTCACCCGCCAAG gttCTACATTCAAGCCTCTGAATCCAGTAAAAAGATTAGAtaagagcaggaagaggaacaggaggaccACCATCATGGGTATTCCCAACCAGGTCCAAAAAGAACTCG CATTGAACAGAAGCTCAACCTTCCAGCAGCTTTCTACCCAGCCCCCTAATCACGATGGACAGCTCAAAAACAGCCAGTCAGGTGTTGTTATCATTCCTACGGTGGATGGAGGGACTCCGGTCGCGAACAAGGAGGGGGCGAGGGTGCACCTTTCGGAGCTGGAG GCATCCAGAGATGAACAGTTGCTGAGGAAGCACCTCCAGGCAATGTACCAAGACGAGCAGCCCTTCACTCAACAGGGCTTTGGCTCCCATCTCTGCCCATCAAATCTGAGACCCAAATCCCTTGCAGTACCTAGCATGATGacatcctccttctctccttcaaCGTTGTTTAGCTTCCTCCAAGAACCCCAG ggCCCAGTGATGTCCATATCTCCTCAGGCCACCTACTTGTCTACAATCATCCCTAATGCGGTCTTGCCAGCCTCGGTTGAAGTAATCGAGATTGACCGTGGAAGCAGTCGGGCACGTGGCGGGAGTGTAAACCATGGCGGTAGTGTCCGTACTATAAGCAAAAACAGCCTGGCATCTAGAGACTCATCAGTCAGTCCTTTGTTGTCCAGAAGATCGGATGGTGATGGTTCCCAGACTGACAATTCCCACGACTCCACACTGATGCCCACATCAGTTTCAGAGTCGAACTGGAGCGAGTCTTCAAAGACCATTATTTCAAACTCCTCCCCTGTGTCTTCTAAGGGTAGCACACGTAGCAGGAATTCACAGAGAGTGCGTCTAAATGGGCAAGAAAACCAGACACAGCGGTCAAATGGGGACCAAGACCACGTCAGTCTCCGTATCTCAGTTAGCATGGTTAGCAGCCCAAGCTGTAAAAGTGAAAGTGTTGTTTCAGGTCAAGGATCTGAGTCTGGTGTTGCAGCGTCAGTGGCTGCTGGGGAGGATGCAAAGACCAAACAGAATTTCACTCGTAATCTATCGGTTATGAAGACCAAGCAACCCCCGGCACCTCCACGGAGAACAAACTCTCTGCATAGTAATAAGATCATGAGCATCACCAGAGATCTGGTGGAGAGTAAAGATCTCAATGACTCTGTCACGGTTGCAAATGCTGCAGAAAATATTGTAGCAAAGGATGAAATAAATTCAGTTACTGCAGATACCAGTAAGATTTCCACTGCTGTACCAAACTCCACTGGGTCCAGCTCTCTAGAGGCTTCCTCCAGTCTTTTGAGCCCCACTCAGGCCTCTCCAACTGAAGCAGGAGGAGCAACAGAATCCAGCATTTCCTCTCCACAGAAAACTCCCTCAGAAGGGGGTAAATTTGAACGGACCATGTCTCCTTCCAGTGGCTACTCCAGTCAGAGTGGCACCCCAACACTTTCCCCAAAAGGGATCTCCCCAACCTCCCCtgacaaacacaagaagaaacCAGTCAAACCAGAGAGATCAGTGTCTCGGGCCTCATCCTCAGCagcttctccttcctcctctcttacCTCTCTATCATCCGGTACATCTGAGCCTGTAAATCCAGATGTTTCCACATGTAACCCCAGTGTGCCTCCACAGGGATATCCACTCATTGTTGCTGAAAAAGAACTCACTCCAAATAACAATTCTTCAACTTTGAGTGTGGAAATCAGAGAACTGTTGAATATCCCACCTCCTCCCAAAGTCAAAGCACCGTGTCCTCCTCCACCAGAGACCTGGGTTCATAGCAGACACTCCTTTGAGCTCTTGTGTGGTCCTTGCTCTAATGTCAGCAAAGTATCCCAGAAACCAGCACAGATGCAGGAGAGCACAGTTAAACAAGCAGGAAACCAGACTGAAGCCAGCAAGGAGATGCAAGTTTTAGATGAAACACAGTCAGCTGTAGACAAGTCTGTCTTAGAATTGTcagaaagcaaagcaaagccaGAGACATTGCTAGCAACAGGTCCTGAAGTTAATCGCAAGGAGCTGGAGAATGGGGAATTTCCAGGTACCAAACACGAGAGGACAGAAACAAGAGCAGATATTCAGGAACAAGAGCAGAGGAGTAGCACCGTAGTGAAGGCCGCCAAGAGTCAAGAAACAACTCCAAAGAAAGACCCCCCTCCTGTCATGAAGAAACCCATGTCAATACTGCTGCACAGAGAGGAATTGGTGTCAACAGAGTCCTCAATGGAtagacaggaaaagaaaatgaacagcaGTGACACAACAAACGTTAATTTACCTGTAGAGAACCATACAGTCTCCCCACAGCATGATGTTATAGTTTTAGTCGATAAGAGCGAGACTGAGATGGACAAAGGTGAGGTCACATCCATGCAGATGCTTTCTGCAGAAGTCCCCAAAATTGGTAAGACCTCGCCACCACCTACCCCTCCCCCGGCATACCACCCTACACCTCCTCTGTCAAGAAAGACCCCTCCGTCATCGGTATCTACGCACCCAGATGAATTGCAGAGGGTACAGGAGGAGATCCAAGTTGCAGAGGCTTGCTGGccacctcctccgcctcctcttgAAGGGGACTCTGTCTTTGAAGGAGGAGACGAGGTTGactttcctccacctcctccaccctttgTGACAGAGAGTGTTCCGAATGACATGGACAGTTATGTCACAGAGCTGGATCTCACAAAAACACCCACGGAGGAAGTCCGAGAGACTGTCAAGGATGTAAGTGAAGCTGGGACATCTGTACATGAACAGATTCCAGACTTGCTCAGTGCTCTTAAACAAACAGTACCTGAGAGCAAACCAGAGGTTGTCGTGCAAGTTTCAAAAGTTAACAACGATGATGACAGTTCTTGCAGACCAGTGCAAAGATTTGTATCTGTTTCAGAACCATCTCCACCAGTGGAGGCACCTCCTTTGACACCTGTTACAAGAGCAGAGAACCCAGTATCAGTTTCTGCCTTAGTTCCTTCCAGCAGCTTCCTGAAGCGAGACTCTATGAAAATTGAAGATCAGCCTCCCGTAGAGTCTCTCGTCAGTGTCCAACCCCCAGTAACTGTCCCAGTAGCACCTCCTTTACCAGCAGAGAATTTAACTCATGGGGTTAATTTCCGAAGGCAGCCCAGTGGAGCAAATCGAGACGCCAAGAGCAAGGAGCTCCTTTCCCGCCACAAAAGTGCACCCATTCCCAAAGAGGATGCTAACATACCTCTTGTCACCCCCTCCCTGCTTCAGATGGTTCGTCTCAGATCAGTCAACATGACTGAAGATGAGTTGAAAGCTCCACCGGAGGACAACTCAACAAACCAGGGTGCTTCAATACAGGAGAATTGCCCAGTCTCAATTCCAGGCTCGCAAAACACTCCACAGAAGCCCATACGCAAGTCACTGTCACTAAAATCTCCCCCTCAGACAGTAAAAACATCCTCTGTGACACTGAACACTCCTTCCATGCGCTTACAGGAAGCCATACGTATGAAAACCGCAGCCATGTCTTCAAGAGATGGTCTTCCATCCCGGCTGGGTGTGAGATCATCCGCTTACAGCGGTGTCGGTGAACAAGGCCCTTTGTCCCTGAAATCCCCTGAAGGATGGGACATGCACAAGTCCCCAGCCTCTACCGCCAGCTTTATCTTCTCCAGGAGCACAAAAAAGGTCGTCATAGAGACTACGGCCGCTTCCTCCCCTGAAGCTCAAGCAAATCTGAAGCAAAGCTTGACGGCAGAACTCATGCAGGTGTCTGACCAATCAAAGACCGCCGCTTTCTCCAATGGTGGGTTGAAGTTTGACAAAGTTCCTCCACCAGTAGCGAAGAAACCAGCCCACGGTAGCATCAGTCCTTCACAGAATCGTCCTGCTTGTCCAGCAAAGATGGACTTCAGTGTTGACGGAAACGGAGTACAACATATGAGTGGAATAACACCTCCTGAGACAACAA CTACAAGAGTGACAGCGGACACAattgaaacactgttttga